A window of the Gossypium arboreum isolate Shixiya-1 chromosome 2, ASM2569848v2, whole genome shotgun sequence genome harbors these coding sequences:
- the LOC128284820 gene encoding uncharacterized protein LOC128284820, with protein sequence MVREVTNEKGDSLTEGYTSQLQNFTHINVTQNELQELKDIWIRWDKGTKQLFYQSYGDIPYLLDVKVDKRLFQGMAQFWNSAYNCFTFGEVDLVPTLEEYTTLLRSPKAQVRKTYAKVSNCQTFAKRLVNISGMSESWVTARIQQKGDSKCISWENLRDLVLMRPDEKKRVDIFALSIYGLVIFPKALRHVDEAITDLFDRLEKGVTPVPAILAEMFRSLSMCRRTGKGRFIRCAQLLMVWFHGHFWKVNKVSYRVFSEDYSPLKEEMAMQRRDDISKEKWMEILQNLKEDDVEWRAFWMVPDEILYQCGNYNWVPLLGIWGAIGYTPLLALRQYKSRQFIPTTYGLAQCEVPYKGDHYRKKVRELFYAWRQTRWMKRLDISSMVTPEYNGWFRKSVNDNIPIPSLESTQSMEEQLQIAPSELKIIKQDFEKKSSEFGKKIKQLEEEKIHLKLDVEIQKSEAEKLQKRKNKVEEDLERLKTDYKKLRLSMRTAGLGKTSE encoded by the coding sequence ATGGTCAGAGAAGTTACAAACGAGAAAGGGGATAGCCTGACAGAAGGATATACATCACAGTTGCAGAACTTTACTCACATCAATGTAACACAGAATGAGCTGCAGGAGTTGAAGGATATATGGATTCGTTGGGATAAGGGCACTAAGCAGTTGTTCTACCAGAGTTATGGTGATATACCGTACTTGCTCGATGTTAAGGTGGATAAGCGTTTGTTCCAAGGTATGGCTCAATTTTGGAATTCTGCTTAtaattgtttcacttttggggaagtagattTGGTTCCTACCTTGGAAGAATATACTACTTTGTTGAGGAGTCCAAAAGCTCAAGTCAGAAAAACTTATGCTAAGGTTTCTAATTGTCAAACTTTTGCGAAGAGGTTGGTGAATATTTCGGGGATGAGTGAGTCATGGGTCACTGCTCGAATTCAACAAAAAGGGGATAGTAAGTGTATTTCCTGGGAAAATTTGAGAGATTTGGTTTTGATGCGTCCggatgaaaagaaaagggttgatatctttgccttaagcatctatgGACTGGTGATTTTTCCTAAGGCTTTAAGGCATGTTGATGAGGCAATTACTGATTTGTTTGATCGTCTCGAGAAGGGAGTCACACCTGTACCTGCAATACTGGCCGAGATGTTTAGATCTTTGAGTATGTGTCGAAGGACAGGTAAAGGTCGATTTATTAGATGTGCACAACTATTGATGGTATGGTTTCACGGGCATTTTTGGAAAGTGAATAAGGTTTCTTACCGGGTCTTCTCCGAAGATTACTCCCCATTAAAAGAAGAGATGGCTATGCAAAGGAGAGATGATATTTCAAAAGAGAAATGGATGGAAATTCTCCAAAATCTCAAGGAGGATGATGTAGAGTGGAGAGCTTTCTGGATGGTACCTGATGAAATTTTGTATCAATGTGGGAATTATAATTGGGTGCCattgttaggaatttggggagctaTTGGATATACTCCTTTACTTGCATTAAGGCAATATAAATCGAGGCAGTTCATACCTACGACATACGGGCTGGCTCAGTGTGAAGTCCCATATAAAGGAGACCACTATAGGAAGAAGGTTCGGGAATTATTTTATGCTTGGAGGCAAACGCGCTGGATGAAGAGGTTGGATATTAGTTCCATGGTAACACCTGAATACAATGGATGGTTTAGGAAAAGCGTCAATGATAATATTCCTATACCAAGTTTAGAAAGCACTCAATCAATGGAGGAACAGTTACAAATTGCCCCGTCAGAgttgaaaattataaaacaagACTTTGAGAAGAAAAGTTCTGAGTTTGGGAAGAAGATCAAGcagttggaagaagaaaagatacaCTTGAAGCTAGATGTAGAGATTCAAAAGTCAGAAGCAGAAAAGTtacaaaaaagaaagaataaagttGAGGAAGATTTGGAAAGGTTGAAGACAGATTATAAGAAACTACGCTTGTCAATGAGGACTGCTGGATTAGGAAAGACTTCAGAATAA